A single genomic interval of Dehalogenimonas sp. THU2 harbors:
- a CDS encoding YihY/virulence factor BrkB family protein, translating to MKNSANRIKDRILSVTQIRVIVGIVEGLANNDASHLAAGVAYFAILSLFPLLLGFISLAGLFLPSEEVQLAIFEFMENNLPIASDIIVVNIESIIASRGVLGIISLLALFWTSSNMFTAIGVALNRSCGVCERHPFYLRKPRDILLALSAGFLFLVSGVLPTAIGLLPEVELPLIGSTSSIILSLIAAAVTLFAFIVLYSFLPTTRNLWRYIWPGSILAMAFFESLRYLFIYFVNNFANFQLVYGPIGSGIALMIWVYLSAFILLIGSELNGQLRRLNEGTLTLVADKPWWI from the coding sequence TTGAAAAATAGTGCAAACCGGATCAAGGACCGGATTCTGTCAGTCACGCAGATTCGCGTAATCGTCGGAATTGTCGAAGGTCTGGCGAATAATGACGCCTCGCATCTTGCTGCCGGTGTAGCCTATTTTGCCATCCTTTCTCTTTTTCCACTCCTCCTAGGGTTTATTTCACTCGCCGGTCTTTTTCTGCCCTCGGAAGAAGTGCAGCTAGCTATTTTCGAGTTTATGGAAAACAATCTGCCCATCGCCAGCGATATCATCGTAGTGAACATCGAAAGCATCATTGCCTCACGTGGCGTACTGGGCATTATCAGCTTGTTAGCATTATTCTGGACGAGTTCGAACATGTTCACTGCAATCGGTGTGGCTTTGAACCGAAGCTGCGGTGTTTGTGAGCGCCATCCCTTCTATCTACGTAAACCGCGTGATATACTGCTTGCTTTGAGCGCGGGGTTTCTATTTCTGGTCTCCGGTGTATTGCCGACAGCAATCGGATTATTGCCCGAAGTGGAACTGCCACTTATCGGCAGCACTTCTAGCATAATACTATCTCTCATCGCCGCGGCGGTGACGCTATTTGCGTTTATCGTTCTTTACAGCTTCTTACCAACCACCCGCAACTTGTGGCGCTATATCTGGCCGGGATCCATTCTGGCCATGGCATTTTTCGAATCTCTTCGGTATCTGTTTATATATTTCGTCAACAATTTCGCCAATTTCCAACTCGTATATGGCCCAATCGGTTCTGGTATAGCTTTAATGATCTGGGTGTACCTGTCCGCATTTATCTTGCTCATCGGCAGCGAACTTAACGGGCA
- a CDS encoding AI-2E family transporter has product MIVFLVFLTAFFWLVYALRSVLLPFMLGLLIAYILHPLILWLEKYTIFPKRLEKQKRLVIVILVLLTLLILGTLVASYMIATLINTATDLMNNASEIFSAVINYFSNLLETIRSQFSPDVQARIDEFVADATGKLGGAVQGVIAQSFTIIPTTIGFIFGFAALPMFLFYILKDWEKLRDGLYHGLPGIAAVHTRNVLTIIGNVLGRYLRAQLLLGSIVGSLSFIGLLLLKVNFGLALLLALVAGLFEMVPTIGPWISGIFAVIIILATYPDMVVWIIGLFLMVQLLENNLLVPRVQGQLLHIHPAIALLLLVLGAYLAGIWGILLAIPLAATIVQIFQYTDDMARMEDHLPLLHHDTKSFEK; this is encoded by the coding sequence ATGATCGTTTTTTTAGTATTTCTCACGGCCTTTTTTTGGTTAGTTTATGCCTTGAGAAGCGTGCTGCTGCCGTTTATGCTGGGGCTTTTAATTGCATATATACTGCATCCGCTCATCCTCTGGCTGGAAAAATACACTATTTTCCCCAAGCGGCTGGAGAAGCAAAAACGGCTTGTTATCGTAATACTGGTTCTTCTGACTCTCCTTATACTGGGCACTCTTGTAGCCAGCTATATGATAGCTACCCTCATAAACACCGCCACCGACTTGATGAACAATGCATCGGAAATATTTTCGGCGGTTATCAACTATTTTTCCAATCTATTGGAAACGATACGTTCCCAATTTTCTCCAGACGTCCAAGCGCGCATCGATGAATTCGTCGCTGACGCAACCGGTAAGTTAGGGGGCGCCGTTCAAGGTGTCATCGCGCAGAGTTTTACCATAATACCGACAACCATCGGCTTCATTTTCGGGTTTGCCGCTTTACCTATGTTTTTGTTTTATATCCTGAAAGATTGGGAAAAACTACGAGATGGGTTGTACCACGGTTTACCAGGCATTGCCGCGGTCCACACCCGAAATGTTTTGACCATCATCGGGAACGTCCTCGGTCGATACTTACGAGCCCAACTGCTTCTTGGTAGTATTGTTGGAAGCCTGTCTTTCATAGGACTTCTCTTGCTCAAAGTCAATTTCGGTCTAGCACTACTCCTTGCGCTGGTAGCTGGGTTGTTCGAAATGGTACCAACTATCGGACCATGGATCAGCGGCATCTTTGCTGTGATCATCATCCTTGCCACATACCCTGATATGGTGGTGTGGATCATCGGACTTTTTCTCATGGTACAACTTCTGGAAAATAATTTGCTCGTACCCAGGGTACAGGGTCAATTACTGCACATTCATCCGGCCATCGCATTGCTCCTCCTGGTACTTGGTGCTTACCTGGCCGGCATTTGGGGTATACTGCTGGCGATACCTCTAGCTGCCACCATTGTCCAGATATTCCAATACACAGACGATATGGCGCGGATGGAAGACCATCTGCCTCTCCTTCATCATGACACAAAATCGTTTGAAAAATAG
- a CDS encoding hydrogenase maturation protease, whose protein sequence is MNTESPNSMADQTQPQQNNMDCPPPVLVLGVGNILLSDEAAGIRVIEALQKLPLPEGVEVVDGATRAMELMDIIRGRKKVIIVDAVAAESEPGAVFRFGPGQLAEIKQMSISVHDIGVHEAIFFLRMTDELPEDIVFYGIQPGSLALHEGLTPEVNAAVKKVIDFVLEDLKNLPDS, encoded by the coding sequence GTGAATACCGAATCGCCTAACAGCATGGCTGATCAGACTCAACCGCAACAAAACAACATGGATTGCCCGCCCCCGGTGCTGGTGCTGGGGGTGGGCAATATCCTTTTGAGCGATGAAGCCGCTGGAATCCGGGTCATAGAGGCTCTGCAGAAACTGCCGCTGCCAGAAGGCGTGGAAGTAGTGGACGGCGCCACCCGGGCCATGGAACTGATGGATATCATACGCGGCCGGAAAAAGGTCATCATCGTCGATGCCGTAGCCGCCGAATCCGAACCCGGCGCGGTCTTCCGTTTCGGTCCCGGTCAACTGGCCGAGATTAAACAGATGAGCATTTCGGTGCACGACATCGGCGTCCATGAAGCGATCTTTTTCCTGAGAATGACTGACGAACTGCCCGAAGATATCGTCTTCTACGGCATCCAGCCGGGCAGCCTGGCGTTACATGAAGGTCTTACGCCAGAGGTGAACGCCGCGGTCAAAAAGGTAATCGATTTCGTCTTAGAAGACTTGAAAAACCTGCCAGACTCCTAG
- a CDS encoding tubulin/FtsZ family protein — translation MKLLVVGCGQCGGRIADQFSKLNRVARVQRGVEVATNVIAVNSDVTDLSGLEHIRADYQHRILIGTQKTSGHGVGKINEMGAEIARDDGDKVIEAIKNTPRYADTDAFLLIAGAAGGTGSGSISVLSQQIKERFPDKPVYNMLVLPFAYEEATEERSIFNVGICLKSCYLVADAIFLVDNQRFIKTNHSLRANLDKINYHMVKPFYNLLCAGEEKNSKYVGSKVMDGGDIIQTLSGWTVIGFGQTKMPNLRFNRNADFREQSSEMRKGAEAINTALADLSLRCNPTDAKRGLYLLTASQADMSMELINEMSGALKGMATEATIRTGDYPRGDKTLDVTVVLSELVNSSRVMDYFSKTIGYINNSRRRQSGLEYGFRGVEESFKDIPSLL, via the coding sequence ATGAAGTTGTTAGTTGTCGGCTGCGGACAGTGCGGTGGACGCATTGCCGATCAGTTTTCAAAATTGAACCGGGTAGCTCGCGTTCAGCGTGGCGTTGAAGTGGCCACCAATGTTATTGCGGTCAATAGTGATGTCACCGACTTGTCAGGTCTGGAACATATTCGGGCGGATTATCAGCACCGAATCCTCATCGGAACTCAGAAGACATCCGGCCATGGCGTCGGCAAGATCAATGAGATGGGTGCCGAAATCGCTCGGGATGACGGAGACAAGGTTATCGAGGCCATTAAGAACACCCCGCGTTATGCGGACACCGACGCCTTTTTGCTGATTGCTGGGGCGGCTGGCGGTACTGGTTCAGGATCGATTTCTGTTCTGTCACAACAGATAAAAGAGCGTTTCCCCGATAAACCTGTCTACAATATGCTCGTGTTGCCTTTCGCCTACGAGGAAGCCACGGAAGAACGTTCCATTTTCAATGTCGGCATTTGCCTGAAGTCCTGCTATCTTGTTGCCGACGCCATTTTCCTGGTGGATAATCAACGATTCATCAAAACCAATCATTCACTGAGAGCCAACCTTGATAAGATCAATTACCACATGGTAAAACCGTTTTACAACCTGTTATGCGCCGGGGAAGAAAAGAACTCCAAGTACGTCGGTTCCAAGGTCATGGACGGCGGAGATATCATCCAAACTTTGTCAGGCTGGACAGTTATCGGCTTCGGCCAGACCAAGATGCCGAATCTGCGCTTCAACCGGAATGCCGATTTCAGAGAACAGAGTTCTGAGATGCGTAAGGGGGCCGAGGCTATCAACACTGCGTTGGCAGACCTTTCCCTGAGGTGCAACCCGACCGATGCTAAACGCGGACTTTATCTCCTGACCGCCTCGCAAGCTGATATGAGCATGGAACTTATAAATGAGATGTCAGGGGCGCTCAAAGGGATGGCCACTGAAGCCACTATCCGCACCGGTGATTATCCCCGCGGCGACAAGACGCTGGACGTAACGGTGGTGCTTTCAGAACTGGTCAATTCCAGCCGCGTGATGGATTATTTCTCTAAGACCATCGGTTACATCAACAATTCCCGCCGGCGTCAATCCGGTTTGGAGTACGGCTTCCGCGGTGTGGAAGAATCGTTTAAGGATATTCCCTCGTTACTTTAA
- the rlmN gene encoding 23S rRNA (adenine(2503)-C(2))-methyltransferase RlmN codes for MVPLLGLNTEELRTVAATSGVQAFRGNQLAEWLYQRNARDFDRMSNLPPAFLESLQKHFIIGRSKIIITQRSTDGTVKLLLELSDGARIETVGLPYSSHYSCCVSTQAGCPVGCGFCATGQSGFKRNLTAGEIIDQVLSIGEILKETGNHGRGRVDHVTFMGMGEPLLNYDATVKTLKLLNNELGLSARNLTVSTIGQVPGIRRLSQEKLPVTLAISLHAPTDDLRHQLIPGFVRWTVAEIISAGRDYVSQTGRRLTIEYCLLNDVNDHAGEAQQLADLLQGLNCHVNLIPFNPAEGLPYTASPPQHVQAFSNLLAKRGIQVTERARRGADIDAACGQLKQRNC; via the coding sequence ATGGTACCCTTACTTGGACTGAACACCGAAGAACTGCGTACAGTGGCGGCGACCTCCGGCGTTCAAGCTTTTCGTGGCAATCAACTTGCGGAATGGCTTTACCAGCGGAACGCCCGGGATTTCGATCGGATGTCGAACCTGCCACCGGCATTTCTCGAATCACTTCAAAAACACTTCATCATCGGCCGATCAAAGATCATTATCACCCAACGTAGTACCGACGGAACGGTCAAGTTGTTGCTCGAATTGAGTGACGGAGCACGAATAGAAACCGTTGGATTGCCCTATTCATCGCATTATAGCTGTTGCGTCTCCACCCAGGCTGGTTGTCCCGTGGGTTGTGGTTTTTGCGCCACCGGTCAAAGCGGATTCAAGAGGAATCTTACTGCGGGGGAGATTATCGACCAGGTGTTATCTATCGGCGAAATACTGAAAGAAACCGGAAACCACGGCAGGGGCAGAGTCGATCATGTTACCTTCATGGGCATGGGCGAGCCTCTACTCAATTACGACGCCACCGTTAAGACGCTGAAATTACTCAATAATGAGTTGGGATTAAGCGCTCGCAATCTAACCGTGAGCACCATAGGCCAGGTGCCTGGGATCCGGCGGTTGTCGCAAGAAAAACTGCCCGTTACACTGGCAATCTCCCTCCACGCTCCGACGGATGATCTCAGGCATCAACTGATACCGGGGTTTGTCCGATGGACCGTCGCGGAGATCATCTCAGCCGGCCGGGATTATGTCTCCCAAACCGGACGCCGGCTGACCATAGAATATTGTCTGCTAAATGACGTAAACGATCATGCCGGCGAAGCTCAACAATTGGCGGATCTATTACAGGGGTTGAATTGCCACGTTAATCTGATTCCTTTTAATCCTGCGGAAGGATTGCCTTACACCGCATCGCCGCCCCAACACGTCCAGGCTTTCTCCAACCTTCTGGCGAAACGAGGAATACAGGTTACGGAACGCGCCCGTCGCGGCGCCGATATCGATGCCGCCTGCGGTCAGTTGAAGCAACGCAACTGTTGA
- a CDS encoding YtxH domain-containing protein: protein MGNDNGGNFALGLILGTAIGIGIGLLYAPTTGDETRALLKEKAAELSDRADEFADKVKEGAALAKHNLESRLPSAE, encoded by the coding sequence ATGGGTAACGACAACGGGGGTAATTTTGCCCTGGGACTCATCCTCGGCACTGCCATTGGTATCGGCATCGGACTGCTTTACGCTCCGACGACTGGTGATGAAACGCGCGCGCTGCTTAAAGAAAAGGCGGCGGAGTTGAGTGATCGCGCCGATGAATTCGCGGATAAAGTGAAAGAAGGTGCCGCGCTAGCAAAACACAATCTAGAATCCCGATTGCCTTCCGCCGAATAA
- a CDS encoding nickel-dependent hydrogenase large subunit has protein sequence MAKIVIDPISRIEGHLKIEVVVENGVVKDAHSSGTLFRGFEIFMKGHHPLDAQHYTQRICGVCPVSHGVTSVLNLDSALGVAGQIPDNGRIIRNLIQGANYVQSHILHFYHLAALDYVDVTAAADYTGNDLGLLKVKKFIERALSANDLAMLGPFWPRYEGDYRLSKAVNQKATADYVKALDMRRLAHEMATIFFGRIPHGPGLTAGGVTQGPTDLNIEQFRTKLKILRDFTDNVYIPDVIAVAEAYSDHFDQGFGCGKVLSYGVFDLDSNADLTKRRRVLPNGVADANLNLTAFNPQFITEDVKYGWFDSSSGHPSGTDTIDNHNKSGAYSWLKAPRYNGEVHEVGPLPRVLVAYLAGDPTVQQMVNDTLGHFGAGPSALFSTLGRHAARALECKIVADAMDKWLDELKVGDPWNVPIEIPDSAEGMGLWEAPRGALGHWISIKNGVIDRYQCVVPSTWNCSPRDDRDQPGAIEQSLIGAKVRDEENPFEVVRIVRAFDPCLACAVHLVRPNGDTIGEYRIA, from the coding sequence ATGGCAAAGATAGTAATCGATCCGATTTCCCGCATCGAAGGCCATCTTAAGATCGAGGTGGTCGTAGAAAACGGCGTCGTCAAGGACGCACATTCCTCCGGTACGCTTTTCCGCGGCTTTGAGATCTTCATGAAGGGGCATCATCCGCTGGATGCCCAACACTATACACAGAGAATCTGCGGCGTCTGCCCGGTCTCTCACGGCGTAACCTCGGTGCTCAACCTTGATAGCGCTTTGGGCGTAGCCGGCCAGATCCCGGACAACGGGCGCATTATCCGTAACCTGATTCAGGGAGCCAATTATGTGCAATCGCATATCCTGCACTTCTACCATCTCGCGGCTCTCGACTACGTCGACGTTACCGCCGCCGCCGACTACACCGGTAACGACCTTGGTCTTCTTAAGGTAAAGAAGTTTATCGAACGCGCGTTGTCCGCTAACGATCTGGCTATGCTCGGCCCGTTCTGGCCCAGGTACGAAGGCGACTACCGGCTATCAAAAGCCGTCAATCAGAAGGCAACCGCTGATTATGTAAAGGCATTGGATATGCGGCGCCTGGCCCACGAGATGGCTACCATTTTCTTCGGCCGCATCCCCCACGGTCCCGGCCTGACCGCCGGCGGCGTCACTCAGGGGCCGACCGACCTGAACATCGAACAGTTTAGGACCAAGCTCAAAATCCTGCGGGACTTTACCGACAATGTGTATATCCCCGACGTGATCGCCGTAGCGGAGGCTTACTCCGATCATTTCGACCAGGGTTTCGGCTGCGGGAAAGTCTTGTCTTACGGCGTCTTCGACCTGGATTCCAATGCCGATCTCACTAAGCGCCGGCGTGTCCTGCCGAACGGCGTTGCCGATGCCAATTTAAACCTGACTGCTTTCAACCCTCAATTCATTACCGAAGATGTCAAGTACGGATGGTTCGATAGTTCCAGCGGTCATCCGTCCGGCACCGATACCATCGATAACCACAACAAGAGCGGCGCGTACTCCTGGCTCAAGGCGCCGCGATACAACGGCGAGGTCCATGAGGTCGGCCCATTGCCGCGCGTTCTGGTAGCCTACTTGGCCGGAGATCCCACCGTGCAGCAGATGGTCAACGACACCTTGGGCCACTTCGGCGCCGGACCTTCGGCTCTCTTCAGCACCCTGGGCCGCCACGCCGCACGTGCCCTCGAATGCAAGATCGTCGCCGACGCCATGGATAAATGGCTCGACGAACTCAAGGTCGGCGATCCCTGGAACGTACCCATCGAGATCCCCGACTCCGCCGAAGGCATGGGCCTCTGGGAAGCGCCCCGCGGCGCCCTGGGTCACTGGATCAGCATCAAGAATGGCGTTATCGACCGCTACCAGTGCGTCGTTCCTTCAACCTGGAACTGCTCGCCGCGGGATGACCGCGACCAACCGGGAGCCATCGAACAATCGCTCATTGGCGCCAAAGTCAGGGACGAAGAGAATCCTTTCGAGGTCGTCCGTATCGTCAGGGCGTTCGATCCCTGCCTGGCCTGCGCCGTGCACCTGGTCCGGCCGAACGGCGATACCATCGGTGAATACCGAATCGCCTAA
- a CDS encoding helix-turn-helix domain-containing protein: protein MKDSSVQKHSSLTKVQQGKRLCLTVPEAAEMLGISRNHAYELVRQNQLPSVKLGNRIVIPKIRLEKFLEGGGA, encoded by the coding sequence ATGAAGGATTCTTCGGTTCAAAAACATTCCAGCTTAACCAAGGTTCAACAAGGCAAGAGATTGTGCTTAACTGTTCCGGAGGCAGCGGAGATGCTAGGCATTTCTCGCAATCATGCCTATGAATTAGTACGGCAAAATCAACTCCCATCGGTTAAACTTGGAAACCGGATAGTCATTCCAAAAATACGGCTTGAGAAATTTCTTGAAGGAGGCGGCGCATGA
- a CDS encoding helix-turn-helix transcriptional regulator, with translation MADLTYKLDINPSYEWGEGAEGLGVSHRELEVFSLIVEGFSNKEAAQILHINHQSVKNHLYAMYKKLGVKNDMQALILLLHKNMVKAKAKMPLGNRAYVTDVKLEALIDHFRKLNSGEAWSSDINRKNIRLFKVWLREHGIDVENWENTDIETGE, from the coding sequence ATGGCCGACTTAACGTATAAACTCGACATTAACCCTAGCTACGAATGGGGGGAAGGTGCGGAAGGTCTGGGCGTATCTCATCGGGAATTGGAAGTCTTCTCGTTGATTGTTGAAGGCTTTTCCAATAAAGAAGCTGCGCAAATTCTCCATATCAATCACCAATCAGTGAAAAACCATCTTTACGCAATGTATAAAAAGCTAGGTGTTAAAAACGATATGCAAGCGTTGATCTTGCTTCTTCATAAGAACATGGTGAAGGCTAAGGCCAAAATGCCTTTAGGGAATAGAGCTTATGTTACAGACGTTAAGCTAGAAGCGTTAATCGACCATTTCAGAAAATTGAATAGCGGGGAAGCATGGTCTTCAGATATAAACCGCAAGAATATAAGATTATTCAAAGTATGGTTAAGGGAACATGGGATTGACGTTGAGAACTGGGAGAATACTGACATTGAAACCGGAGAATGA
- a CDS encoding phosphatase PAP2 family protein — protein sequence METLINIDQALAQAINALAGRFWLLDEIVKGVANDYFLIVSASLGLLLLWFGTIDPARRETNQKIALQAMASLGLGTWVVAIFNSAIFRSRPFDEIPITVLLYQPTDSSFPANSATILFAIAAAVWLGNRKAGRLFFIVAAVHSLARIYAGMYYPLDILGGAVIGIITALIVFVLFQTINPIVNWLLRQARKLFLA from the coding sequence TTGGAAACGCTGATCAATATCGATCAGGCGTTGGCTCAGGCTATCAACGCCCTGGCTGGACGATTCTGGTTGCTGGATGAAATCGTAAAAGGCGTTGCCAACGATTATTTTCTTATCGTCAGCGCCAGCCTGGGATTGCTCTTGCTGTGGTTTGGCACCATCGACCCGGCAAGGCGGGAAACCAACCAGAAAATAGCGCTTCAGGCTATGGCAAGTCTCGGTCTGGGCACCTGGGTGGTAGCCATATTTAACAGTGCCATATTCAGATCTCGTCCTTTCGACGAGATCCCGATCACCGTTCTGCTTTATCAACCGACCGACTCCTCGTTCCCGGCCAACTCCGCAACCATCCTTTTTGCCATCGCCGCTGCTGTATGGCTGGGCAATCGCAAAGCCGGCAGATTGTTTTTCATAGTGGCCGCAGTACATTCCCTCGCCCGTATCTATGCCGGAATGTATTATCCTTTGGATATTCTCGGCGGTGCTGTTATTGGCATTATCACAGCTTTAATCGTATTTGTGCTTTTTCAAACAATTAACCCGATTGTCAACTGGTTATTGCGACAGGCTCGAAAATTGTTCCTCGCCTGA
- a CDS encoding cobyrinate a,c-diamide synthase has product MKIPRIVIAGTSSGVGKTTIATGITYALRRRGLKVQPFKCGPDYIDPGYLSMAAGVPCHNLDAWMLPETHLKELFGHFNKGKDFALVEGVMGLFDGHRKPGHGGSTAQIARLIDAPVILILNIAKMGESAAAMALGYCTYDPGVKVAGIILNQVGSPSHYNSAKSAIEDRCKVPVIGYLSKNADLTMPERHLGLVPVAEKGDETSFLDRLGELIESSIDLDLLISLTQEAPEFILPERPSLFPETPQPRRCRIAVARDEAFNFYYEANIELLTAWGADIAYFSPIADKSLPEEVTGVYIGGGFPEVFLRELQSNVSMKHSLRTAVAAGLPVYAECGGLMYLSEGIVDFKDQQFDMVGLLPGCCRMQGKLQRLGYTIVESIKATPLAEKGQTLRGHLFHWSRLDAPEESVAAYHVIEPKEQLEGFVLGPDNNLLASYLHLHFGSDARLSRRFIDFCAGAR; this is encoded by the coding sequence ATGAAAATTCCAAGGATCGTGATCGCCGGAACCTCCAGTGGCGTCGGCAAAACTACTATAGCTACCGGTATAACCTACGCGTTACGACGGCGCGGTCTCAAAGTCCAGCCGTTCAAATGCGGTCCGGATTATATCGACCCCGGTTATCTTAGCATGGCTGCCGGTGTGCCGTGCCATAATCTCGATGCCTGGATGCTGCCTGAAACGCATTTAAAAGAGCTTTTCGGTCATTTCAATAAAGGCAAGGATTTCGCGCTGGTGGAAGGCGTGATGGGACTATTTGACGGCCATCGCAAGCCGGGGCACGGGGGATCTACAGCCCAGATCGCCCGGCTGATCGACGCTCCGGTCATTCTCATTCTCAATATCGCCAAGATGGGCGAAAGCGCCGCGGCTATGGCATTGGGTTACTGCACCTATGATCCGGGGGTCAAGGTGGCCGGGATCATACTCAACCAGGTGGGCAGTCCGAGTCATTATAACTCCGCCAAAAGCGCTATCGAAGACCGCTGCAAGGTGCCGGTCATCGGATATTTGTCCAAGAATGCCGACCTGACGATGCCGGAACGACATCTGGGCCTGGTACCTGTTGCCGAGAAAGGTGATGAAACAAGTTTCCTCGATAGACTGGGAGAGCTCATTGAATCCAGCATCGACCTGGATCTGCTGATCAGCCTGACTCAAGAGGCGCCGGAGTTTATTCTGCCTGAGCGGCCGTCACTGTTTCCGGAAACGCCCCAACCGCGACGCTGCCGGATCGCTGTGGCCAGGGATGAGGCTTTCAATTTCTACTACGAGGCTAACATTGAACTGCTCACCGCCTGGGGAGCCGACATCGCATATTTCAGCCCTATCGCAGATAAATCCCTGCCTGAAGAAGTGACCGGTGTTTACATCGGCGGCGGATTTCCGGAAGTCTTCTTACGTGAACTCCAATCGAACGTATCGATGAAACATTCACTTCGCACAGCCGTTGCCGCCGGACTTCCAGTTTATGCCGAATGCGGCGGATTGATGTATCTTTCCGAGGGTATCGTCGACTTCAAAGACCAACAGTTCGATATGGTCGGGTTGTTACCTGGCTGCTGCCGGATGCAGGGTAAACTTCAGCGCCTGGGCTATACCATCGTCGAGTCCATTAAAGCTACGCCGCTAGCCGAAAAAGGGCAGACCCTGAGAGGTCACCTTTTCCACTGGTCACGTCTGGACGCACCGGAGGAAAGCGTGGCGGCTTACCACGTTATCGAACCAAAGGAACAACTAGAAGGTTTCGTCCTGGGACCCGACAATAATCTGTTAGCAAGTTACCTGCACCTGCATTTCGGGAGTGACGCGCGGTTGTCCAGGCGGTTCATCGACTTTTGCGCCGGCGCCAGATAA
- a CDS encoding Crp/Fnr family transcriptional regulator: protein MADILQNKNSSTRFQILVEIASKGPAIEQKAIAAQMDITPQAISEYLKHMIADKLVISEGRSRYRVTSSGVNWMLRELRDLNNYVNIAEKAVTDISVNAALAVDDILEGQEVALSMKDGILVASQNPGNGARGKASCSASAGEDVGITGVRGIVALNKGTAFVAAVPGICDGGSHNADLERLAVLVRNQKHVAAAGIESIAALRRIGVEPRYFYAVPEVTIEAVRYGLEVVVVTVSEELPDLVKKLSEAGIEPHFIDLRPE, encoded by the coding sequence ATGGCCGATATTCTTCAAAATAAAAACTCCTCCACCCGTTTTCAAATCCTTGTCGAGATTGCATCTAAAGGCCCGGCGATCGAGCAGAAAGCTATCGCCGCACAGATGGATATCACACCCCAGGCGATATCGGAGTATCTAAAGCATATGATCGCCGATAAATTGGTGATTTCGGAGGGACGATCCCGATACCGGGTAACCTCCAGCGGGGTTAACTGGATGCTCAGAGAACTCCGGGATCTGAATAATTACGTCAACATAGCTGAAAAAGCGGTTACCGACATTTCAGTCAACGCGGCACTAGCCGTCGATGATATCTTGGAAGGGCAGGAAGTTGCGCTCTCGATGAAAGACGGCATACTTGTAGCATCGCAAAATCCAGGTAACGGCGCCCGGGGCAAAGCTTCCTGCAGCGCCTCGGCCGGGGAAGATGTCGGTATTACCGGTGTTCGTGGCATCGTCGCCCTGAACAAGGGGACGGCATTCGTGGCTGCGGTACCGGGAATCTGTGACGGCGGCTCTCATAACGCTGATCTGGAGCGTCTGGCGGTTCTGGTGAGAAACCAGAAGCACGTCGCCGCCGCGGGCATTGAATCGATTGCCGCTTTGCGGCGGATCGGCGTCGAGCCCCGGTATTTTTACGCTGTACCTGAAGTTACCATTGAAGCAGTTCGCTACGGATTGGAAGTCGTGGTCGTGACGGTATCGGAAGAACTGCCTGACCTGGTTAAAAAGTTAAGTGAAGCCGGGATAGAACCTCATTTCATCGATCTCCGGCCCGAGTAA